One Ilumatobacter fluminis genomic window, GATGACCAACGTGGGCGCGTTCAGTAACTCGAGTCGGTCGAGGGTCGGGTAGGCGACCATGTCGGCGAACAGCCGCCAGCTGCGTGTGACGCCGAACCGGAGGTAGTCGGCGGCGGCGACCGGCCACAGCGACGGTGGCTCTCGAACCGAATCGGTGACCATCTGCCGCAGGGCTCGCGGCAGCGGTTGGTTGTTCACACCGCCGGCAGGCGAGACGAGCACGATGCGATCGACACGATCGGGCCACGCCGCGGCGACTTCGACCAGCACGACGCAGCCGAGCGAGTTGCCGACGAAGCTGGCGCGCTCGATGCCCACCGCGTCGAGATAGGCGATCACCGTCCGGGCGAGGCCGGGGATGTCGAGCGGCCGGGCCGGCCGATGACTTCGTCCACTGCCGGGCAGGTCGGGGACGAACGTGGGGTACCGGCTCGCCAGGCGGGCGGCGGTCGGCTCGAGGTAGCTGCCCGACACACCGAACCCGTGGACGTGGACGAGCGGTCGACCGGATTCGACCGGGCCGGATCGGTGGAAGAGCGGCAGCCCGTCGACGATCGACCAATTCGCCTTCAGCGGTGCCGTCACCGGTCGACTCACGCCCGTCTCCTCGCTCGGCCGGTCGGTGCCCGGCGTTCGCGCTCATCATGACATGAGGTGACGACACGTGTCGTCCGATCGACCTACTGTTCGGCGTGGACAGTCGAACACCGAGCGTGGCGTTCGCGACCAGGAGGAACCGAGATGGTGTGTGCGTCGATCGGAGCGAGAAGGTGAGCGCGGTGGAGCGCGTCGAAACGGGACCCACGTCGTGGTGGACCGTCGACGGCACCGCCGCGACCGAGGAGTTCGGTGTCGACCCCGTGGAGGGCCTGTCCGACACCGAGGTCGCCGAACGGCTCGCCCGCTACGGCCCGAACGAGCTGGCGAAGGAGCCACCTCCGACCACGTGGGAGATCGCCCGCGGTCAGCTCACGAACCCGATGAACATCATGCTGCTGATCGTCGCCGTAGTCAGTTTCGTCATCGAGCAGTTCCCGACCGGTGTGATCGTCACCCTGCTCGTGACCTTCAACGTGGTGATGGGCGCCAGCCAGGAGAAGAAGGCACTGGCGAGCGTCGATGCGCTCGCGAGCTTGCAGGTGCCCCAGGCGCGGGTGCGTCGAGGCGGTGAGGTGACGTTGGTCGAGGCCAGCGGTCTCGTG contains:
- a CDS encoding alpha/beta fold hydrolase, coding for MSRPVTAPLKANWSIVDGLPLFHRSGPVESGRPLVHVHGFGVSGSYLEPTAARLASRYPTFVPDLPGSGRSHRPARPLDIPGLARTVIAYLDAVGIERASFVGNSLGCVVLVEVAAAWPDRVDRIVLVSPAGGVNNQPLPRALRQMVTDSVREPPSLWPVAAADYLRFGVTRSWRLFADMVAYPTLDRLELLNAPTLVIGGDRDPLVDFGRASVFSGLPHVDVVRVHGAHALNYSRPDVVSALIDAHLTGSSLADPDVDVIDVPGR